From the genome of Engraulis encrasicolus isolate BLACKSEA-1 unplaced genomic scaffold, IST_EnEncr_1.0 scaffold_55_np1212, whole genome shotgun sequence, one region includes:
- the LOC134444417 gene encoding myelin-oligodendrocyte glycoprotein-like → MATGGGFKLLIRTKKVWSRRGDDVTLGCHLSPATSAVAMEIRWFRWTDCIYLYRDGHVTVRGEYEDRWGNVINYEGRVSVDPQQLQTGDVSLKLKGFRWEDVGYYTCQVISGEHTHEGRVKLNEWV, encoded by the exons ATGGCTACAGGTGGAG GTTTTAAACTGCTCATCCGTACGAAAAAAGTGTGGTCTAGACGTGGTGATGATGTCACACTGGGCTGTCACCTCTCTCCTGCGACCAgtgctgttgccatggagatcAGGTGGTTTAGGTGGACAGACTGTATCTACCTGTATAGGGATGGTCATGTGACAGTGAGGGGGGAATATGAGGACAGATGGGGCAACGTGATAAACTATGAGGGCAGAGTGAGTGTGGACCCCCAGCAGCTGCAGACAGGAGACGTGTCTCTGAAACTAAAGGGGTTTAGATGGGAAGATGTGGGATACTACACCTGCCAGGTCAtcagtggagaacacacacatgagGGGAGAGTCAAGTTGA ATGAAT GGGTTG